The Thermoanaerobaculia bacterium DNA segment ATTGGTAGGCCCTGAGGGAATCGAACCCCCGACCATCTGGTTAAAAGCCAGTTGCTCTACCGACTGAGCTAAGGGCCCTCCGGTCGAGGCATTCTATCGGACAGCGAGGGCCTTGTCGAAATCCGCTCGCGCGACGAGCCGCCGCGCGAGTCGGCAGGCCGCCCTCAGGCGCCGCGCTGCTCGAGGACCCGGGCGAGGCGCCCCGAGGTCCAGCGCTCGAGGAGAGCCGACGACTGCAGGATCGTCTCCTCGCGCCGCGGTCCGGTCGAGATGAGCGCCGCCTCGGCGCCGATCTCCTCCTCCAGGAAAGCGATGTAGTCGCGCGCCGCCTGCGGGAGCTTGCCGTAGTCGAGGATGCCGACCGTATTCGTCCGCCAGCCGGGAAGTGTCTTGTAGACCGGCTCGGCGCGCTCCAGATGGTCGAGGCGTGACGGCAGCTCGCGCGTCACCACGCCGTGAATGCGGTATCCCACGCAGACCGGGATCTCTGCCAGCTCGTCGAGCACGTCGAGCTTCGTCAGCGCGACGAGCTTCGCGCCGTTCAGGCGCTGCGCGTAGCGCACCGCGACGGTGTCGAACCAGCCGCAGCGGCGCGGCCGGCCGGTGACCGTGCCGAACTCGTTGCCGCGCTTGCGCAGGTACTCGCCCTGGTCGTCGAGGAGCTCGCCCGGGAAAGGGCCGCCGCCGACGCGCGTCGTATAGGCCTTGACGATACCCAGGACGCCGTCGAAGGCCGTCGGGGGAACCCCCGTTCCGGTCGCGGCGCCACCCGCCGTCGGGCTCGAGCTGGTCACGAACGGATAGGTGCCGTGGTCGACGTCGAGCAGAGAACCCTGCGCGCCTTCGAACAGCAGGCTCTTGCCCTCCCCGAGCCAGCGATGCAGCAGATGCTCGGTGTCGCACAGGTAGGGCTCGAGGCGCTTCGCCCAGCCGCGGCAGTCGTCCTCGACGCGCTGCGGGCGGGCGAGCGCGGCGCCGTCGCCGGACGACCCCGGTGATCGCAGCGATCGCAGCTCGGGCTCGATGCGCGCCAGCTGCAGGCGCAGACGGTCCGCGACCCCTCCGGCCGCGAGCTCGCCCAGGCGCACGCCGGTGCGCGCCACCTTCATCTCATAGGCCGGGCCGATGCCACGCCCCGTCGTTCCGACCTTGCCCTCGCCCAGCGCCTGCTCGCGCGCCTGGTCGAGGATCGCGTGATGCGGCAGCAGCGCCTGGGCGCGATTCGACAGGAAGAGCCGGCCGCGCGTGTCGACGCCCGCCGCATGCAGCTGCTCGAGCTCCTCGAAGAAGGCCTCCGGCGAGACCACCATGCCGTTGCCCATGACGCATTGCATGCCTTCGTGCAGGATTCCCGACGGGATGAGCCGCAGCGCGAAGTGGCGATCGCCGAACTTCACCGTGTGCCCGGCGTTGTGCCCGCCCTGGTAGCGCACCACGGCGTCGAAGGCCGGGCAGAGAAGATCGACGATCTTCCCCTTGCCTTCATCTCCCCACTGCATACCGACCACGACGACATTGGCCATACCGCTGCTTCTCCCTGGGACCGTGGCTGCAGCGCCACGCTTCGCTTCCGGTTGACTGCCGGCTGGCTGCCGATTGGCTGCCGGCTGCTGCTCCGCCGAGCGGCCGAATGCTAGCATGCGGCCGAGCGCAGGCCGGCTCTGGAACTGCCGCAAGAGCCCTTTCGAAGGAGCGCCCCGTGAGCTCGACAGCCCGCCTGAGAGTCGCCGTCTCGTCCGCCCTCTGCCTCTGCCTCTCCGCCGCCGTTTTCGCGGAAACGCCCGCCGACATGGTCGTCCGCAACGCGAAGATCTGGACCGGCGTCGCCCTTGCGGCGGAGCGCGCCGCTCCAGCAGCCGAGCCCACGGCCCTCGCCGTGCGCGGCGAACGCCTCGTCGCGGTGGGCACCGAAGCCGAGATCGCGCCGCTTGTCGGCCCGGGGACGCGGGTCGTCGACGCCGGCGGCAAGCGGCTGCTCCCCGGCTTCATCGACAGCCACACCCACTTCTTCTCCGGCGGCGAGAGCCTTCTCGGCGCCGACCTCCGGCTCACGGCGAGCCGCGAGGAGTTCGTCACCCGGTTCGCGGAGTACGCCGGGAAGATCCCCGCCGGACGCTGGATCACGAACGTCATCTGGGATCACGAGCGCTGGCCGGGAGCCCCGCTGCCGACGCGCGAGTGGATCGATGCCGCGGCCGGCGACCATCCCGTCTTCATCCCCCGGCTCGACGGCCACATGGCGCTCGCCAACTCGCGGGCGCTCGCCGCGGCCGGCATCACGCGCGCGACCCAAGACCCCGAGGGCGGGTCGATCGTGCGCGATCCGGCCACCGGCGAGCCGACCGGCGTCCTCAAGGAAGACTCCGCGATGGACCTCGTCTTCAAGGTCATCCCGCCGCCGTCGCCCGCCGAGCTCGCCGACGCCCTGGACGCGGCCATGGCCGAGGCGGCGCGCCTAGGGGTCACCTCGGTCGTCGACTTCGGCAACTGGCCGGAGTGGCCGCTCCTTGCGGAGTGGCCGGTCTACAAGCAGGCGCGTGCCGCGGGGAAGCTCACCGTGCGGGTCTCCTTCCGCACCCCGATCTCGCTCTGGGAGAAGCAGCGCGAGCTCGTCGCGGCGGAAGGGCGCGGCGACGAGTGGCTCGCGCTCGGCGGTTTCAAGGGCTACGCCGACGGCTCGCTGGGCTCCTCCACCGCGATCTTCTTCGAGCCGTATGCGGACGCGCCCGAGACCTCGGGGCTCTTCGCCAGCGACATGTTCCCCGAGGGCGAGCTCGAACGGCGCATCACGGCGGCCGACGCGGCCGGCTTCCAGACCTCCATCCACGCCATCGGCGAGCGCGGCAACGCCGTCATCCTGGATATCTACGAACGTGTCGCGAAGGCCAACGGTCCGCGCGACCGCCGGCTGCGTATCGAGCACGCGCAGCATCTCCGGCAGTCCGAGGTCGAACGCTTCGCCCGTCTCGGAGTCGTGGCCTCGATGCAGCCGCTCCATGCCGCCGACGACGGCCGCTGGGCCGACAAGCGCCTCGGCGCACGCTCGCGCGACTCCTACCTCTTCCGCTCGCTGCTCGACGCCGGCGCGCACCTCGCCTTCGGCACCGACTGGCCGATCGCTCCGCTCGACCCGATGGCTGGTGTCGCCGCCGCGGTGACCCGCCGGACCCTCGACGGCAAGAACCCGGGCGGCTGGCACCCGGAGCAGAAAATCTCGGTGGCCGAGGCTTTGGCCGCCTACACCTCCGGCTCCGCCCGGGCCGCCTTCGCCGAGAACGACAAGGGCACCCTGGCGCCCGGCAAGCTCGCCGACTTCGTGCTCCTGTCGGACGATCCGCTGGCCATCGCTCCCGAGAAGCTCGAAACCGTCCGGACGGTGCTCACCGTCGTCGGCGGCCGGATCGTCTTCGACCTCGCGGCAGCGCGGTGACGGGTTAAGCTAGCGCCACTCACGACATTGGAGGAGTTGGCATGTTCCTGAAGATTCCCGCGCTCATCCTGAAGCAGCTCTATACCTTCGGCAGCCTCGCCAACACCGCCGAAGGCGTCCGGCTGACCCTCAAGAACCGGCTGAGCGACGCCTCGGTCACGCGCATCGCGAGCGTCACGATCGACGGCAAGGAGGCCCCGCATTCGGGCATCGAAATCGACCTCGGCGACGACGAGCGGCTGCGCGCCGCGGCGATCTCGAAGGCAGCAGCGCTCGATTTTCCGCTCAAGAAGACCGTCGTCCTGCACCTCGTCGGATTCGGCCCGCTCGCCAATGGGAACCATGAGATCGTCGTGAAGTTCGACGCCACGCCGTTCGGCGAGCTCGACCTCAAGGTCACCGACGCCATCGCCGAAGAGACCCCCAAGCGCGTCCAGATCCCCTACGACAAGGAGGACGACCACAATCAGCGCATGGCGGAGGTGCGGCAGGGCTTCGTCGGCGACTACAGCGGCAAGAAGCTCGAGCACGTCAACCGCTATTCCTTCGATCCGGCGGTGACGCGCGGCAACATCGAGAACTTCGTCGGCGTCGCCCAGATCCCGATCGGCCTCGCGGGTCCCCTGCGAGTCAACGGCGAGCACGCGCAGGGCGAGTTCCTGATCCCGCTGGCGACCACCGAAGGGACACTCGTCGCCTCCTACAGCCGCGGCATGAAGGTCCTGAACCAGGCCGGCGGGGTCAAGGCCACCGTGGTGCAGGACGCCATGCAGCGCGCCCCGGTCTTCGTCTTCGACGACGCCCGCGACGCGCGCGACTTCGCGCAGTGGATCGACCACAACCTGATCGCCATTCGCGAGCACGCCGAATCGACCTCCTCGGTCGCGAAGCTCCTGAACATCGAGAGCTTCCTGGCCTCGAAGTTCACCTACCTGCGTTTCAACTACTCGACCGGCGACGCCGCGGGCCAGAACATGGTCGGCCGTGCCACCTTCGCCGCCTGCTCCTGGATTCTCGAACAGCCGTTCCTCAAGGAACGCTGCCGGAAGTTCTACCTCGAGTCGAACCTCGCCACCGACAAGAAGGCTTCGCACGTCAACGTCATGCGGACGCGCGGCAAGCGCGTCACGGCCGAGGCGACGATTCCGCGCGAAGTGCTGATCCAGAACATGCGGGTCGAGCCCGAGCAGCTCCACTACCACTCGCAGGTCGCCAACGTCGGCGCCTTCCTTTCCGGCGCCAACAACAACGGCGCCCACTCGCCCAACGGCATCACCGCGATGTTCATCGCCACCGGCCAGGATGTCGCGAACGTCTCCGAGTCCTCGGCCGGCATCGCCTACACCGAGATCACCCCCGAGGGCGCGCTCTACATCTCGATCACGATTCCGTCGCTGATCGTCGCCACCCACGGCGGCGGCACCGGGCTCTCGACCCAGCGTGAATGCCTCGAGATCCTCGGCTGCACCGGCCGGGGCAAAGTGCGCAAGTTCGCCGAGATCGTGGCCGGCGTGGTGCTCGCCG contains these protein-coding regions:
- a CDS encoding adenylosuccinate synthase, encoding MANVVVVGMQWGDEGKGKIVDLLCPAFDAVVRYQGGHNAGHTVKFGDRHFALRLIPSGILHEGMQCVMGNGMVVSPEAFFEELEQLHAAGVDTRGRLFLSNRAQALLPHHAILDQAREQALGEGKVGTTGRGIGPAYEMKVARTGVRLGELAAGGVADRLRLQLARIEPELRSLRSPGSSGDGAALARPQRVEDDCRGWAKRLEPYLCDTEHLLHRWLGEGKSLLFEGAQGSLLDVDHGTYPFVTSSSPTAGGAATGTGVPPTAFDGVLGIVKAYTTRVGGGPFPGELLDDQGEYLRKRGNEFGTVTGRPRRCGWFDTVAVRYAQRLNGAKLVALTKLDVLDELAEIPVCVGYRIHGVVTRELPSRLDHLERAEPVYKTLPGWRTNTVGILDYGKLPQAARDYIAFLEEEIGAEAALISTGPRREETILQSSALLERWTSGRLARVLEQRGA
- a CDS encoding amidohydrolase — its product is MVVRNAKIWTGVALAAERAAPAAEPTALAVRGERLVAVGTEAEIAPLVGPGTRVVDAGGKRLLPGFIDSHTHFFSGGESLLGADLRLTASREEFVTRFAEYAGKIPAGRWITNVIWDHERWPGAPLPTREWIDAAAGDHPVFIPRLDGHMALANSRALAAAGITRATQDPEGGSIVRDPATGEPTGVLKEDSAMDLVFKVIPPPSPAELADALDAAMAEAARLGVTSVVDFGNWPEWPLLAEWPVYKQARAAGKLTVRVSFRTPISLWEKQRELVAAEGRGDEWLALGGFKGYADGSLGSSTAIFFEPYADAPETSGLFASDMFPEGELERRITAADAAGFQTSIHAIGERGNAVILDIYERVAKANGPRDRRLRIEHAQHLRQSEVERFARLGVVASMQPLHAADDGRWADKRLGARSRDSYLFRSLLDAGAHLAFGTDWPIAPLDPMAGVAAAVTRRTLDGKNPGGWHPEQKISVAEALAAYTSGSARAAFAENDKGTLAPGKLADFVLLSDDPLAIAPEKLETVRTVLTVVGGRIVFDLAAAR
- a CDS encoding hydroxymethylglutaryl-CoA reductase; its protein translation is MKIPALILKQLYTFGSLANTAEGVRLTLKNRLSDASVTRIASVTIDGKEAPHSGIEIDLGDDERLRAAAISKAAALDFPLKKTVVLHLVGFGPLANGNHEIVVKFDATPFGELDLKVTDAIAEETPKRVQIPYDKEDDHNQRMAEVRQGFVGDYSGKKLEHVNRYSFDPAVTRGNIENFVGVAQIPIGLAGPLRVNGEHAQGEFLIPLATTEGTLVASYSRGMKVLNQAGGVKATVVQDAMQRAPVFVFDDARDARDFAQWIDHNLIAIREHAESTSSVAKLLNIESFLASKFTYLRFNYSTGDAAGQNMVGRATFAACSWILEQPFLKERCRKFYLESNLATDKKASHVNVMRTRGKRVTAEATIPREVLIQNMRVEPEQLHYHSQVANVGAFLSGANNNGAHSPNGITAMFIATGQDVANVSESSAGIAYTEITPEGALYISITIPSLIVATHGGGTGLSTQRECLEILGCTGRGKVRKFAEIVAGVVLAGEISLASAISSLDWVSSHEKYGRNR